Genomic DNA from Alphaproteobacteria bacterium PA2:
GGGGCTAGGGTCTTTCCCAGCGGGTCACCAGACCCTTGAGATCCGGCCGTTCCCGCTCCTGGGCGGATGAGGTCGGGGTTCCGATGAAGATATAGCCTGCGACCTTTTCGCCGGGGCTCAGGCCAAGAATGGCCAGGGCTTCCGGATCATAGGCGTACCAGTCGGTGATCCAGTTGGCGCCAAAACCCATGGCCAGAGCGCCATAGAGCAGGTTGGTGCAGACAGCCCCGGCGGACATCAGCTGTTCCCATTCCTGAATGTCCGAAGCCCTGGGACTGGAAACCACCGCGATCGCCAGGGGCGGAGCCTTCAGCTTGGCCAGCTTTGCGGCGGCCCGGGCATCTTCACGCTTGAGAGCAAGGCCTTCAAGCTCAGCGGTGAAAGCTTCCTTTGCCGAGGTGTCGAGGATGATGAACCGCCAGGGCGCAAGCTTGCCATGGTCGGGGACCCTGGCGGCCAGTTGCAGCAGTGTCAGCACCTGATCTTCAGAAGGGGCAGGAGAGGCAAGCGTCAGGGCGGAGTTTGACCGCCGACGTGCGAGAAATTCCAGCACACCTTGCGCAGGCGCCAGGGGCAGTTCTTCACCGAATTCCGGCAGGACTGGGTGAGATGTGGCAGTCATGTCTGAAACCCCGAACTGGCCGCAAAGGCCAACCCTGTTTAAGGGTTCAGCCTCAGTACGGGCAAGGCGAGTTTAGGCGTGAGCGATAAACCCGAATGGATGCGAAGCCACGGAAAGCCGTGGATCCGGGGGCCGGGTCGGCTGGTCTATGACAATCCCTGGATATCCGTCACAGAGTTCAAGGCTACGGCGCCC
This window encodes:
- a CDS encoding nitroreductase, producing MTATSHPVLPEFGEELPLAPAQGVLEFLARRRSNSALTLASPAPSEDQVLTLLQLAARVPDHGKLAPWRFIILDTSAKEAFTAELEGLALKREDARAAAKLAKLKAPPLAIAVVSSPRASDIQEWEQLMSAGAVCTNLLYGALAMGFGANWITDWYAYDPEALAILGLSPGEKVAGYIFIGTPTSSAQERERPDLKGLVTRWERP